In Chryseobacterium gleum, a single genomic region encodes these proteins:
- the arr gene encoding NAD(+)--rifampin ADP-ribosyltransferase, producing MSEKNAELALQLKNHPSDKGPFYHGTKADLKVGDLLTAGGNSNYQSDLKMNHIYFTALVNGAGLAAALAKGEDKERVYIVEPTGNFENDPNVTDKKFPGNPTRSYRSEMPLKIIGEVTEWTRPAPEDLQRFREKLENSNGEIIN from the coding sequence ATGTCAGAAAAGAATGCTGAACTGGCATTGCAGTTAAAAAACCATCCGTCTGATAAAGGCCCTTTTTATCATGGAACAAAAGCAGATTTAAAGGTTGGAGACTTACTGACGGCAGGAGGGAACTCCAACTACCAGTCTGATCTGAAAATGAATCATATCTATTTTACGGCTTTGGTTAACGGGGCAGGACTTGCTGCTGCATTGGCAAAAGGGGAGGATAAAGAACGTGTCTATATTGTAGAGCCAACAGGAAATTTTGAAAACGATCCGAATGTTACCGATAAAAAATTTCCCGGAAATCCCACCCGCTCTTACCGCTCCGAAATGCCTTTGAAAATTATCGGGGAAGTTACAGAATGGACCAGACCGGCGCCTGAAGATCTTCAACGGTTCCGTGAAAAACTGGAAAACAGCAATGGGGAGATTATCAATTAG
- a CDS encoding aspartate kinase: MKVLKFGGTSVGSPERIEQLLPIIRSQAADKHLVVLSAVSGTTNDLVKLSELYEKKDIEGAYKHIDVLYEKYKNFVNKLFKTEEGIQEASSFIDKIFDLFYQFKNKNFTSSAERVILAQGEIISTTLFHLHLKEKEISSVLLSALDFMLIDEDKEPDIDYIRKHAGLEIAKYQEETLFITQGYICRNAQGEIDNLQRGGSDYTASLLGAALQVEEIQIWTDIDGFHNNDPRYVQNTKSIARLSFDEAAELSYFGAKILHPQSVFPARKYNVPVRLLDTMNPSAAGTLISGEISNQNQIVAIAAKDGITAIRIQSSRMLMAYGFLRKVFEVFERYKTPIDMITTSEVAVSLTIDQTDQLSEIVKELEFFSAVEIDNEQSIICIVGDFRKENHGYATIVSEAVKHIPIRMISYGGSENNISLLVPSVYKIEALRSLHNRLF; encoded by the coding sequence ATGAAAGTACTAAAATTTGGAGGGACTTCAGTAGGAAGCCCGGAAAGGATTGAACAGTTATTACCCATTATCAGATCTCAGGCAGCGGATAAACACCTGGTTGTTTTATCAGCAGTATCCGGTACAACAAATGATCTGGTAAAGTTATCAGAACTGTATGAGAAGAAGGATATTGAGGGAGCCTACAAACATATTGATGTACTATATGAAAAATATAAAAACTTTGTAAATAAATTATTTAAAACAGAAGAAGGTATTCAGGAAGCTTCATCTTTTATTGATAAAATCTTTGATCTGTTTTATCAATTCAAAAATAAAAACTTCACTTCCAGTGCAGAGCGTGTTATATTGGCACAGGGCGAGATTATTTCTACAACTCTGTTTCATTTACATTTAAAGGAAAAAGAAATTTCTTCCGTTCTGTTATCGGCATTGGATTTTATGCTGATTGATGAAGATAAAGAACCGGATATTGATTACATCAGAAAACATGCTGGTCTTGAAATAGCAAAATATCAGGAAGAAACCTTATTTATAACCCAGGGATATATTTGCAGAAATGCTCAGGGGGAAATTGATAATCTGCAAAGGGGAGGATCAGATTATACCGCTTCATTACTGGGAGCAGCCTTGCAGGTAGAGGAAATTCAGATCTGGACAGATATTGACGGCTTCCACAATAATGATCCGAGATATGTTCAGAATACCAAATCCATTGCCAGACTTAGCTTCGATGAAGCTGCCGAATTATCTTACTTTGGAGCCAAAATCCTTCATCCTCAAAGTGTTTTCCCTGCAAGAAAATATAATGTTCCTGTAAGATTACTGGATACAATGAATCCAAGTGCGGCCGGAACATTGATTTCAGGAGAAATTTCCAATCAGAATCAGATAGTAGCAATTGCAGCCAAAGACGGGATTACGGCAATCCGCATCCAGTCTTCCCGTATGCTGATGGCGTATGGCTTTTTGAGAAAAGTTTTTGAGGTTTTTGAACGTTATAAAACTCCGATAGATATGATTACGACTTCTGAGGTAGCTGTTTCTCTTACCATAGATCAGACAGACCAGCTTTCTGAAATTGTAAAAGAACTTGAGTTCTTCTCAGCTGTGGAAATTGACAATGAGCAATCTATCATCTGTATTGTCGGAGATTTCAGAAAAGAAAATCACGGATACGCAACTATTGTCTCTGAAGCGGTAAAGCATATTCCGATCCGTATGATTTCTTATGGAGGAAGTGAAAATAATATTTCATTACTGGTTCCGTCTGTTTATAAGATAGAAGCCCTAAGATCTCTGCATAACAGATTGTTTTAG
- a CDS encoding response regulator transcription factor translates to MIKKILIADDHDIVLTGTAIILESRITDVLIDTASDYPEALDKISRQKFDLLILDINMPESRNKKMISEIKQLDPALKILVFSAYEEEIAVQYIKEGADGYINKLSKVDTISEAVMKMFSEGNYYPNGFVNKLLQPSALDAIKSLSEREYEIFMLMVKGNGNLEISNEMDIQMSTISTYKKRIHKKLKTSNLADLIKLYEAYMS, encoded by the coding sequence ATGATTAAAAAGATCCTTATAGCAGATGATCATGATATTGTATTAACGGGAACCGCTATCATTTTAGAATCACGTATTACTGATGTTCTCATAGATACAGCTTCAGATTATCCCGAAGCCCTCGATAAAATCTCCCGACAAAAATTTGATTTGCTTATCCTGGATATCAATATGCCTGAAAGCAGAAATAAAAAAATGATCTCAGAAATCAAACAGCTTGATCCTGCCTTGAAAATACTTGTTTTTTCAGCTTATGAGGAAGAAATTGCCGTGCAATATATAAAAGAAGGGGCAGATGGGTACATCAATAAGCTCAGTAAGGTAGATACGATTTCTGAAGCTGTGATGAAAATGTTTTCAGAAGGGAATTATTATCCTAATGGTTTTGTTAATAAGCTATTGCAGCCTTCTGCACTGGATGCTATCAAGAGTTTATCAGAAAGAGAATATGAAATTTTTATGCTCATGGTAAAAGGAAACGGAAATCTGGAAATTTCAAATGAGATGGATATTCAGATGTCAACCATCAGCACTTATAAAAAGAGAATTCATAAAAAGCTGAAAACAAGTAATCTGGCCGACCTTATTAAACTATATGAAGCCTATATGTCATAA
- a CDS encoding S41 family peptidase gives MITKKSILVIVLFSSISLCFSQNTVSRQQAKDDIDYYSKTVLDSHYSPFLFISQKQYNTEVDKIKNKLPDQLSLKEMTLVMYQVSALLQDAHSNPGISQSFMKEDFSKPIFFPLLLVSDHEKLYSSANTGQIPAGSAILSINGQDIESLFQNMKKNIGGTSQFRDIISLKLFSYFLYLENITAPFSVKYKLPEGDIREITINEGMKFRDFLALSMPGIAKPYDFKIINHKLAYLDFRSMSGNMDDFDKFLSETFSTIRKENIKDLAIDLRNNSGGNSILGDLLLSYITDQKYSLQGSKRWKISQIYKDKLIADHNTESEYLKMENGTVWETGNCKPDFNKFKNDPVFKGKVYVLTGPFTFSSANLVADGMKQYKLAELVGEPTGEYTNDFGEAFMFTLPNSKIQMRSTSSMSFGADCNTSSYTPVVPDILIVPTLQDKINGIDKPLEYILKAVKTNKETN, from the coding sequence ATGATTACAAAGAAATCAATTTTAGTTATTGTATTATTCTCATCAATATCATTATGCTTTTCTCAAAATACAGTAAGCAGGCAGCAGGCCAAGGATGATATTGACTATTACAGTAAAACGGTTTTGGACTCTCATTACAGCCCTTTCCTGTTTATATCTCAAAAGCAATACAATACGGAAGTGGATAAGATTAAAAACAAACTGCCGGATCAGTTATCATTAAAGGAAATGACTTTGGTGATGTATCAGGTAAGTGCTCTTTTGCAGGATGCCCATTCCAATCCGGGCATTTCCCAGTCTTTCATGAAAGAGGACTTTTCCAAACCCATTTTCTTTCCGCTGTTACTCGTTTCAGATCATGAAAAATTATATTCATCAGCAAATACAGGACAAATACCTGCAGGATCAGCAATTCTCAGTATTAATGGGCAAGATATTGAATCTTTGTTCCAGAACATGAAAAAGAATATCGGCGGAACCAGCCAGTTCAGAGATATTATATCCCTGAAATTATTCAGCTATTTTCTGTATCTGGAAAATATAACCGCTCCTTTCTCTGTAAAGTATAAGTTACCTGAAGGAGATATCAGAGAAATTACCATTAATGAAGGAATGAAGTTCAGAGATTTCCTGGCTTTATCAATGCCGGGAATTGCAAAGCCTTATGATTTCAAAATCATCAATCATAAACTGGCTTATTTGGACTTCAGGAGTATGTCCGGAAATATGGATGATTTTGATAAGTTCCTCAGTGAGACATTTTCAACAATAAGAAAAGAAAATATTAAAGATTTAGCCATTGATCTCCGGAACAACAGCGGTGGAAATTCTATTCTGGGAGACCTGTTGCTAAGCTATATTACAGATCAGAAATATTCTTTGCAAGGCAGCAAACGCTGGAAAATAAGCCAGATTTATAAAGACAAACTCATCGCAGACCATAATACCGAAAGTGAATATCTGAAAATGGAGAACGGAACCGTCTGGGAAACAGGAAACTGTAAACCGGATTTTAATAAATTTAAAAATGATCCTGTTTTTAAAGGAAAAGTATATGTGTTAACTGGTCCTTTTACCTTTTCAAGCGCCAATCTTGTAGCAGACGGAATGAAGCAGTACAAACTGGCAGAGCTTGTAGGTGAGCCAACGGGTGAATATACCAATGATTTTGGTGAAGCCTTTATGTTTACCCTTCCCAACAGTAAAATTCAAATGCGGAGTACTTCATCCATGAGCTTCGGTGCTGACTGCAATACAAGTAGTTATACCCCCGTAGTTCCTGATATCCTCATAGTTCCGACATTGCAGGATAAGATTAATGGTATTGATAAGCCCCTGGAATATATATTAAAAGCAGTGAAAACAAATAAGGAGACTAATTGA
- a CDS encoding sensor histidine kinase, which produces MIGLLRRNILTVGFLFAFLLFYSQQYTEQVFNTDNGLPQNSVKDIIKDKYGFIWLTTENGIVRYDGLNFFVHKNFPLNSQRFTYFYGDPAKDSIFTPGDHGKTVLIHQKFPKVISPVKKSPTIIVKDNINYHLCISNYSYSPSPGVYFFMDFRKGRYLIAQNSFIYEDFRSKSQITLDVKPLYKNDPNAFTIGDVLFYIDRSAKKVKKIEEGKITGSYDLPVVADVRSKVFWNRTNGQGFVLNNDILYRLISNNGALTLSKLVRLEHISESNLMSIYYDEKYKKLYLGSSTDGLKIVSLTDFTSSKKSTPKSSAVFYAIQPYNDSCVINPAGEIYNRNGFIKSKNFEKNISYFFNFDKYGNIVTRREQTLFVYSKSSDFIHFQSISTGEDTVKDFFFDNGKYYVLAVKQKKGNTEFTGTLSIYEDWPFKSLKKKYLFASEPTKMVLTKSGDILVGTIKGLYRISVGHNKIYNLNGKNELSVRDIVHTADGNVWVTTLGKGFYLLKNDHLIKLPGDTEGNLLSPHTLLEDPNGYFWIPTNNGLYKIRESMLLKYVQNRSFKLNYYRYSKEAGFSTNEFNGGSNINGNKLKNGDFVLPSLSGLVFFNPLKVKSYYPAALYIERALVDDKERLFTNILNLSQENKRIELFIDVPYYANPDNIVIEAKVDDDRTSKWLSVGKDRKFILNNLGHGTHFLVVRMLVSDKQEYVFKKIKIIIPPFFYQTLWFKVIIVFLLLFLLYLSIRWRTSFHKKKNRELEAVIRSRTKALSQTVEDLEMTQIKLGKEIEQQKKLIGTITHDITTPLKFIALTSKEALDYDEKNAYRTERILNSIYKSSNQLYNFTKTLKEYADIYSEYRSDETDWYSFYDLVQEKKVLFDEIAANHNTAIINNVDKGLMIQISKNILAAIIHNLMDNSVKYTRSGTITINGSDEQEAVVLEIADTGIGMDDHKIEYYTKLQENIENEKLLLQKYGMGLHLILQLLQMLESKIIIRRNETKGTSFQLILKKTKK; this is translated from the coding sequence ATGATTGGTTTGTTGCGTAGAAATATTCTTACAGTTGGTTTTCTGTTTGCTTTTCTCTTGTTTTATTCCCAACAGTACACGGAGCAGGTTTTCAACACAGATAACGGACTTCCTCAGAATAGTGTAAAAGATATTATAAAAGATAAATATGGCTTTATCTGGCTGACTACAGAAAATGGAATTGTAAGATATGACGGACTTAATTTTTTTGTTCATAAAAACTTTCCACTGAACAGTCAGCGGTTTACCTATTTTTACGGTGATCCTGCTAAAGACAGCATTTTTACGCCGGGAGATCATGGAAAAACAGTGTTGATACACCAAAAGTTTCCAAAAGTAATTAGTCCTGTAAAAAAATCTCCAACAATTATTGTTAAAGACAATATCAATTATCATTTGTGTATTTCAAACTACAGCTACAGTCCTTCTCCGGGAGTTTATTTTTTTATGGATTTCAGAAAAGGGAGGTATTTAATAGCACAAAATTCCTTTATTTATGAAGATTTTCGTTCAAAATCACAGATAACACTTGATGTAAAGCCACTTTATAAAAATGATCCGAATGCCTTTACGATAGGAGATGTACTGTTTTATATTGACCGAAGCGCTAAAAAAGTAAAAAAAATAGAAGAAGGAAAAATTACAGGTTCTTATGATTTGCCTGTTGTAGCAGATGTCAGAAGTAAAGTTTTCTGGAACAGAACCAATGGGCAAGGATTTGTCCTGAATAATGATATCCTTTATAGATTAATTTCCAATAACGGAGCACTTACACTCTCAAAACTGGTCAGGCTGGAGCATATAAGTGAAAGCAATCTGATGAGCATTTACTATGATGAAAAATACAAAAAACTTTATCTTGGAAGCAGTACAGACGGACTCAAAATAGTGAGTTTAACAGATTTCACCTCTTCGAAAAAGAGCACCCCAAAATCATCAGCTGTTTTTTATGCGATCCAGCCTTACAATGATTCATGTGTCATTAATCCGGCAGGGGAAATTTATAACCGGAACGGATTCATTAAAAGCAAAAACTTCGAAAAAAATATATCTTATTTTTTTAATTTTGATAAATACGGCAATATTGTAACCCGGAGAGAACAAACTCTTTTTGTATACAGTAAATCGTCCGATTTTATACATTTCCAGAGCATTTCCACCGGAGAAGACACTGTGAAAGATTTTTTCTTTGACAATGGAAAGTATTATGTGCTGGCCGTGAAACAAAAAAAAGGGAATACCGAGTTCACAGGTACATTAAGCATTTATGAAGACTGGCCTTTTAAATCGTTAAAGAAAAAATACCTGTTTGCCAGCGAACCTACGAAAATGGTATTGACAAAATCCGGTGATATTTTAGTGGGTACAATAAAAGGATTGTACAGAATATCCGTCGGTCATAATAAAATCTACAATTTAAACGGGAAAAATGAATTATCAGTTCGTGATATTGTACATACTGCAGATGGAAATGTATGGGTAACCACGCTTGGAAAAGGCTTTTATCTTTTAAAAAACGACCATCTTATAAAGCTGCCTGGTGATACAGAAGGCAATCTTTTGTCACCGCATACACTGCTGGAAGACCCTAATGGTTACTTCTGGATTCCTACCAATAATGGATTGTATAAAATAAGAGAAAGCATGCTTTTAAAATATGTACAGAACAGGAGTTTTAAATTGAATTACTACAGATACTCGAAGGAAGCCGGTTTTAGTACCAATGAATTTAATGGGGGAAGCAACATAAATGGAAACAAGTTGAAAAACGGTGATTTTGTTTTACCTTCATTAAGCGGACTTGTATTTTTTAATCCTTTGAAAGTTAAGAGTTATTATCCGGCAGCTCTGTATATAGAAAGGGCTTTGGTTGATGATAAAGAGAGATTGTTTACCAATATCCTCAATCTGAGCCAGGAAAACAAACGGATTGAATTGTTTATTGATGTCCCATATTATGCAAATCCTGATAATATTGTCATTGAAGCAAAAGTGGACGATGACAGAACCAGTAAATGGCTGTCCGTAGGAAAAGACCGCAAGTTTATTCTCAACAATCTTGGCCATGGTACCCATTTTCTTGTGGTCAGAATGCTTGTTTCTGATAAGCAGGAATATGTTTTCAAAAAAATTAAAATTATTATTCCTCCCTTTTTTTATCAGACGTTATGGTTTAAGGTGATTATCGTTTTCCTGCTACTTTTCCTGCTTTATTTGTCCATAAGATGGCGGACAAGTTTTCATAAAAAGAAAAACCGTGAACTTGAAGCAGTAATACGATCTAGAACCAAGGCGCTGTCACAAACAGTAGAAGATCTGGAGATGACACAAATAAAGCTGGGAAAAGAAATCGAACAGCAGAAAAAGCTCATCGGAACAATTACCCATGATATTACCACACCATTGAAATTTATTGCTTTAACCAGTAAAGAAGCATTAGACTATGATGAAAAGAATGCATACCGTACAGAAAGAATTCTTAATTCTATCTACAAATCATCTAACCAGCTGTACAATTTCACAAAAACACTGAAAGAGTATGCTGATATATATAGTGAATACAGGAGTGATGAAACAGATTGGTATTCCTTCTATGATCTTGTGCAGGAAAAGAAAGTACTTTTTGATGAGATTGCAGCCAATCATAACACAGCAATTATTAATAATGTAGATAAAGGATTAATGATACAGATCAGTAAAAATATTCTGGCTGCTATCATTCATAATTTAATGGATAATTCCGTAAAATATACAAGAAGCGGAACGATTACTATTAACGGATCAGATGAGCAGGAAGCGGTTGTCTTAGAAATTGCAGATACGGGAATCGGTATGGATGACCATAAGATTGAATATTATACCAAGCTTCAGGAGAACATTGAAAATGAAAAACTGTTATTGCAGAAATACGGTATGGGGCTTCACCTGATCCTGCAGCTGCTCCAAATGCTGGAAAGTAAAATTATAATCAGAAGAAATGAGACCAAAGGAACCTCTTTCCAATTAATTCTTAAAAAAACAAAAAAATGA
- a CDS encoding alpha/beta fold hydrolase: MSTLTLKDGTEIFYKDQGEGPVLMFHHGWPLSSDDWDAQVIFFLQRGYRVITHDRRGHGRSSQNIYNHTIEQYASDAAELVEFLGLKDVVHIGHSTGGGEVIRYVHKYANGRAKKAVLISAVPPVMVKSETNPDGVPMEVFDNIREQTMNNRNQFYYDLTFPFYGYNREGANVKDGVQRNWWRQGVMGGIVAHYDGIKAFSETDFTEDLKAVDIPVLVMHGDDDQIVPIENSAIKSAKLLKNGKLIVYPGFPHGMPTTEHETINKDLLEFIQS; this comes from the coding sequence ATGAGTACATTAACATTAAAAGACGGAACTGAAATTTTTTATAAAGACCAGGGAGAAGGACCTGTACTGATGTTTCACCACGGGTGGCCACTATCATCCGATGACTGGGATGCACAGGTGATCTTTTTCTTACAGAGAGGTTACAGGGTTATTACCCATGACAGAAGAGGCCATGGCCGCTCAAGCCAGAATATTTATAATCATACTATTGAACAATATGCTTCTGATGCTGCAGAACTTGTTGAGTTTCTTGGTTTGAAAGACGTTGTTCATATAGGACATTCTACCGGAGGTGGTGAAGTGATCCGATATGTACATAAATATGCTAATGGAAGAGCAAAAAAAGCAGTATTGATCAGTGCCGTTCCGCCGGTTATGGTAAAAAGTGAAACGAATCCTGACGGCGTTCCTATGGAAGTTTTTGATAATATCAGGGAACAGACCATGAACAACAGAAACCAGTTTTATTATGATCTGACATTCCCTTTCTATGGGTATAACAGAGAAGGTGCCAATGTAAAAGACGGAGTTCAGAGAAACTGGTGGAGACAAGGTGTGATGGGAGGAATTGTTGCTCATTATGACGGTATTAAAGCATTCTCTGAAACGGATTTCACAGAAGATCTGAAAGCAGTTGATATTCCGGTTCTGGTAATGCACGGAGATGATGACCAGATTGTCCCTATCGAAAATTCTGCGATAAAATCAGCTAAATTATTAAAGAACGGTAAACTGATTGTCTATCCTGGTTTCCCTCACGGTATGCCGACTACAGAGCATGAAACGATTAATAAAGACCTTTTGGAATTTATCCAGTCTTAA
- a CDS encoding FAD-dependent oxidoreductase, producing the protein MNKKVIIIGAGVAGPILALQLKKIGFQPEIFEARPENNRNEGVFLGITPNGLNVLKEFIDLEKLKEDYTPGSMKFFNARGKQIAELGTAYQKQKYGVETLQLKRANLNTYARAAAAEAGIKIEYNKKFVRYNESEDQVTAYFADGTSVTGDMIIGCDGMFSEVRNQLFPEKSVIRYTKLISTGGYAKIAELSEPLDSIRMTFGERGFFAYSVSDKGEVWWFNNYFRDQEPKPQETEKILKDEIKDHLADIHRNDDPLFSRIIRNSYEIIAYPVYDLPRLSKWYKGKVCLIGDAAHGISPHIGQGASLALEDTVVIAEQLQLNKECEAAFQSFQYERQPRVEKIIKNARKVGNTKTKTNPITAWFRDLFIRFFISKQIKQLDWIYGWSYASENKGN; encoded by the coding sequence ATGAATAAAAAAGTAATTATAATAGGTGCAGGTGTTGCCGGCCCGATACTGGCTTTGCAATTGAAAAAAATAGGTTTTCAGCCAGAAATATTTGAAGCAAGACCTGAAAATAACAGAAATGAAGGAGTCTTTTTAGGCATTACTCCTAACGGATTAAATGTATTGAAAGAATTTATAGATCTTGAAAAACTTAAAGAAGATTACACTCCGGGTTCAATGAAATTTTTTAATGCCAGAGGAAAACAAATAGCAGAGCTGGGAACTGCTTATCAAAAACAGAAGTATGGAGTAGAGACCTTGCAGTTAAAGAGGGCAAATCTCAACACCTATGCCCGGGCGGCAGCAGCTGAAGCCGGTATAAAGATTGAATATAATAAAAAATTTGTCCGGTATAATGAATCAGAAGATCAGGTAACAGCCTACTTTGCAGATGGAACTTCCGTTACAGGTGATATGATAATTGGCTGCGATGGAATGTTTTCTGAGGTAAGGAATCAGCTGTTCCCGGAAAAGTCTGTCATCAGATATACAAAGCTCATTTCTACCGGTGGATATGCCAAAATTGCTGAGCTCTCAGAACCTCTTGATTCGATAAGGATGACATTTGGAGAAAGAGGCTTTTTTGCTTATTCGGTTTCAGATAAAGGAGAGGTATGGTGGTTTAATAATTACTTCAGAGATCAGGAGCCGAAACCACAGGAAACAGAAAAGATACTGAAAGATGAAATCAAAGACCATCTTGCAGATATTCATAGGAATGATGACCCTTTATTTTCCCGCATCATCAGGAATAGCTACGAAATTATTGCTTATCCGGTGTATGATCTCCCCAGGCTTTCGAAATGGTATAAAGGGAAAGTCTGCCTTATTGGAGACGCGGCGCATGGTATTTCTCCACATATAGGACAGGGAGCTTCGTTAGCACTGGAAGATACTGTTGTTATTGCTGAACAATTACAATTAAATAAAGAATGTGAGGCCGCCTTTCAGTCCTTTCAATACGAGCGGCAGCCCAGAGTTGAAAAAATAATAAAAAATGCAAGAAAAGTTGGAAATACCAAAACAAAAACAAACCCGATAACGGCCTGGTTCCGGGATCTTTTTATCAGATTCTTTATCAGTAAACAGATTAAGCAACTAGACTGGATATACGGATGGAGCTATGCGTCAGAAAATAAAGGTAATTAG
- a CDS encoding helix-turn-helix domain-containing protein, translating to MGFELKNSERIFTAGFDENDFNSYGFKENVFKTDIPFGQITTKQWLFDGIRMLYSETELEKSTELDWKGDMELVTMHFNLQGKTSIQQHGMNSSFELNGNQHNLFYGTGAEGTMKWDEPQMKSFMIQFSKEAFLAISKDGNESLQQFADKIVSGTPTAFSVSNLNIGLPLRTCIDSILNCEFSSGSKRLFLFSKTIELLVLQAESFNIVENHKPEYIKNDYDKERIVFARDYLVKNISSPPTLPELAKIAGINEYKLKRGFKEIFNQTAFSYLSDLRLEKAKNDLINGKKQATEIALELGYCSLQHFSSAFKKKFGIPPNQARY from the coding sequence ATGGGGTTTGAATTGAAAAACAGCGAAAGGATATTTACAGCAGGCTTTGATGAAAACGACTTCAATTCCTATGGTTTTAAAGAAAATGTCTTTAAGACAGATATTCCTTTTGGGCAGATAACGACCAAACAATGGCTCTTTGACGGCATCAGAATGCTTTATTCTGAAACAGAGCTTGAGAAATCCACAGAGCTTGACTGGAAGGGAGATATGGAACTTGTCACGATGCATTTTAATCTGCAGGGAAAAACTTCAATACAGCAACATGGAATGAACAGTTCTTTTGAACTGAATGGGAATCAGCATAATTTATTTTATGGTACCGGTGCTGAAGGTACAATGAAATGGGATGAACCGCAGATGAAATCATTTATGATTCAATTTTCAAAAGAGGCTTTTCTTGCAATATCAAAAGACGGAAATGAATCTCTACAGCAATTTGCAGATAAAATAGTTTCGGGGACTCCCACTGCTTTTTCAGTTTCAAATTTGAATATCGGCTTACCATTACGTACCTGCATCGATTCAATTTTAAATTGTGAATTTTCAAGCGGATCAAAACGGTTGTTTCTTTTTTCAAAGACAATTGAGCTTCTTGTTTTACAGGCAGAATCATTTAATATTGTTGAAAATCACAAACCGGAGTATATAAAAAATGATTACGATAAGGAACGCATTGTTTTTGCCCGTGATTATCTGGTGAAAAATATAAGTTCTCCCCCAACCCTGCCGGAACTGGCAAAGATAGCAGGCATCAATGAATATAAACTAAAACGGGGATTTAAAGAAATTTTTAATCAGACCGCTTTTTCCTATTTGTCGGATTTACGTTTAGAAAAGGCAAAGAATGATTTGATAAACGGTAAAAAGCAGGCAACAGAAATAGCGCTGGAACTAGGCTATTGTTCTTTGCAGCATTTCAGCAGTGCTTTCAAGAAAAAGTTTGGCATTCCTCCGAACCAGGCAAGATATTAA